The Myxococcaceae bacterium JPH2 genome contains a region encoding:
- a CDS encoding threonine/serine exporter family protein, which produces MCAATVSSALEGTPVVPSEILASTSSLPPPAPAVTFILRLGQALHRYGTPAHRLEGLMQRVCERLGLDTRFFSTPTAIFASFGPPEALRTCLIRTEPGDTDLERLTLLDVLTDDVIHGRMSPSEGAMRVEAILARPPRYGPLLQILCWTLAGAAAGRLFGGGLREMLVAALSSFAIGALDLATVKQPSTARVLEFAAAIISSATAAVAARFLGPLSVEVATLAGLIVLLPGLALTVAINEVATRNLISGTSRLTGAALVFLQLGFGVALGGKVAVMLPPAPVGMTPAALPPWTAVVSLLVAGFAIAVLFRAHPRDWGWIALGGTCAFAGSRLGALFLGPQLGAFVGALLLGIGSNALAKLRNRPSMTTVLPGLMLLVPGSVGFRSLASLMERDVVAGVDTAFSMLMVAVALASGLLAANAVLPPRKVL; this is translated from the coding sequence ATGTGCGCCGCGACCGTGTCCTCCGCGCTCGAAGGTACGCCCGTGGTTCCGTCGGAAATCCTCGCCTCCACGTCCTCGCTCCCACCCCCTGCCCCCGCGGTGACGTTCATCCTGCGGCTGGGACAGGCGCTCCACCGGTATGGCACGCCCGCCCATCGCCTGGAGGGGCTGATGCAGCGGGTGTGTGAGCGCCTGGGGTTGGATACCCGCTTCTTCTCCACGCCCACCGCCATCTTCGCCTCCTTCGGTCCGCCCGAGGCGCTGCGCACCTGCCTCATCCGCACCGAGCCCGGGGACACGGACCTGGAGCGCCTGACGCTGCTGGACGTGCTCACGGATGACGTCATCCACGGGCGCATGTCCCCCAGCGAAGGCGCGATGCGCGTGGAGGCCATCCTCGCGCGCCCGCCGCGCTACGGCCCGCTGCTTCAAATCCTGTGCTGGACGCTGGCGGGCGCCGCCGCGGGCCGGCTCTTCGGCGGAGGTCTGCGGGAGATGCTGGTGGCGGCGCTCAGCAGCTTCGCCATCGGCGCGCTGGACCTCGCCACGGTGAAGCAGCCCTCCACCGCGCGCGTGCTCGAGTTCGCCGCGGCCATCATCTCCTCGGCCACCGCCGCCGTCGCCGCGCGCTTCCTCGGGCCCCTGTCCGTGGAGGTGGCCACGCTGGCGGGGCTCATCGTGCTGTTGCCGGGCCTGGCGCTCACCGTGGCCATCAACGAGGTGGCCACGCGCAACCTCATCTCGGGAACCTCGCGCCTCACGGGCGCGGCGCTCGTCTTCCTCCAGCTCGGGTTCGGCGTGGCGCTCGGCGGCAAGGTGGCGGTGATGCTCCCGCCCGCTCCGGTGGGCATGACGCCCGCGGCGCTGCCCCCCTGGACGGCCGTGGTGTCGCTGCTCGTCGCGGGCTTCGCGATCGCAGTGCTCTTCCGCGCCCACCCTCGTGATTGGGGATGGATTGCGCTGGGCGGCACGTGCGCGTTCGCGGGCTCTCGCCTGGGCGCGCTGTTCCTCGGGCCTCAGCTTGGAGCCTTCGTGGGCGCGCTGCTGTTGGGCATTGGCAGCAACGCGCTGGCGAAGCTGCGCAACCGCCCGTCGATGACCACGGTGCTGCCGGGCCTCATGCTGCTGGTGCCCGGAAGCGTGGGCTTCCGCAGCCTCGCGTCGCTGATGGAGCGAGACGTGGTGGCCGGCGTGGACACCGCCTTCTCCATGCTGATGGTGGCCGTGGCGCTCGCGTCGGGGCTGCTGGCCGCCAACGCGGTCCTGCCGCCCCGCAAGGTGCTCTGA
- a CDS encoding DoxX family protein, which translates to MPPLDSPAFTQWLPQVLCAAFLAILFLQSGVDKVVDWKGNLGWLTGHFSKSPLRGVVAPMLAVLTLMELASGAVSAAGVVALVVSGAARLAWMGAALSAGSLVCLFFGQRMAKEYGGAAALVPYFLLAIATLVLTRG; encoded by the coding sequence ATGCCGCCTCTCGACTCGCCCGCGTTCACCCAGTGGTTGCCTCAGGTGCTGTGCGCCGCCTTCCTCGCCATCCTGTTCCTCCAGTCGGGGGTGGACAAGGTGGTGGACTGGAAGGGCAACCTGGGCTGGCTCACCGGCCACTTCTCCAAGTCCCCCCTGCGCGGCGTGGTGGCGCCGATGCTGGCCGTCCTCACGCTGATGGAGCTGGCGTCCGGCGCGGTGAGCGCGGCGGGCGTGGTGGCGCTCGTCGTCTCCGGGGCCGCGCGGCTCGCGTGGATGGGCGCGGCGCTGTCGGCGGGCTCGCTGGTGTGCCTCTTCTTCGGCCAGCGCATGGCCAAGGAGTACGGGGGCGCGGCGGCGCTGGTGCCGTACTTCCTGCTCGCCATCGCGACGCTCGTCCTCACGCGCGGCTGA
- a CDS encoding helix-turn-helix domain-containing protein encodes MMQTLDPRTCYQSLCARARRFDGLFFVGVSTTGVYCRPICPARTPRMDRCSFYRTAAEAELAGYRACLRCRPELAPGQAPVDSVPRLVAAAVARIDEGVLNTSSVEALAEELGVTARHLRRALEAELGISPVDLAQSRRLALAKQLLHDTSLPLTEVAFASGFQSVRRFNALFRGRFGRPPSALRRAGGKGTPSRSLVLRLDYRPPLDWEALLSFLRARAIPGVEHVSEGEYRRTVRWGDTSGWVVVRHAKARPALIAEVSLSLSSVLMGVASRLRALFDLDAQPALVHEALKRDAVFEGTLRAHPGLRVPGAFDAFELTMRAVLGQQVSVQAATTLSGRLAARWGTPLEDAPGPELSRLFPTAEEVAARTLDEVAALGMPASRANSVLGVARALVQGTVRLERDTDAAEAIAALDALPGIGPWTAHYVAMRALRWPDAFPEGDLALRKALGGVTTKELSQRAESWRPWRAYAAMHLWARLSLGAGG; translated from the coding sequence GTGATGCAGACGTTGGATCCACGAACCTGTTACCAGTCCTTGTGCGCACGCGCGCGCCGCTTCGATGGACTCTTCTTCGTCGGCGTGTCGACGACCGGGGTCTATTGCCGCCCCATCTGTCCGGCGCGCACGCCGCGGATGGACCGGTGCTCCTTCTATCGGACGGCCGCCGAAGCGGAGCTGGCGGGCTACCGAGCCTGTCTGCGCTGTCGGCCGGAGCTGGCGCCAGGGCAGGCGCCCGTCGACTCCGTTCCTCGGCTCGTCGCCGCGGCGGTGGCTCGCATTGACGAGGGCGTGCTCAACACGTCCTCCGTGGAGGCGCTCGCCGAGGAGCTGGGCGTGACGGCGCGCCATCTTCGCCGCGCGCTGGAGGCCGAGCTGGGAATTTCTCCGGTGGACCTCGCGCAGTCGCGACGGCTGGCCCTGGCCAAGCAACTGCTGCACGACACGTCGCTGCCGCTCACGGAGGTCGCGTTCGCCAGCGGCTTCCAGAGCGTGCGGCGCTTCAACGCGTTGTTCCGCGGTCGCTTCGGTCGGCCGCCGTCGGCGCTGCGGCGCGCGGGGGGAAAAGGGACGCCGTCGCGTTCGCTGGTCTTGCGGTTGGACTACCGCCCTCCGCTCGACTGGGAGGCGCTCCTGTCCTTCTTGCGAGCCCGCGCCATCCCCGGCGTGGAGCACGTGAGCGAAGGCGAGTACCGACGCACCGTGCGATGGGGTGACACGAGCGGCTGGGTCGTCGTGCGCCACGCGAAGGCGCGGCCCGCGCTCATCGCCGAGGTCTCGCTGTCGCTGTCGTCGGTGCTGATGGGCGTGGCCTCGCGGCTGCGGGCCCTCTTCGACCTGGATGCGCAGCCCGCGCTCGTCCATGAGGCGCTGAAGCGCGACGCGGTCTTCGAGGGAACGCTCCGCGCGCACCCCGGGCTGCGCGTGCCCGGCGCGTTCGATGCCTTCGAGCTGACGATGCGCGCGGTCCTGGGCCAGCAGGTCTCCGTCCAGGCCGCGACCACGCTGAGCGGTCGGCTCGCCGCGCGATGGGGCACACCGCTGGAAGACGCTCCGGGCCCGGAGCTGTCGCGCTTGTTTCCGACCGCGGAGGAGGTCGCGGCGCGCACCCTGGATGAAGTGGCGGCGCTGGGGATGCCCGCGTCGCGCGCGAACAGCGTGCTCGGGGTGGCGCGGGCCCTGGTGCAAGGCACGGTGCGGTTGGAGCGCGACACGGACGCCGCGGAGGCTATCGCGGCGCTGGATGCGCTGCCGGGAATCGGGCCGTGGACGGCGCACTATGTCGCCATGCGCGCGCTGCGCTGGCCGGATGCGTTCCCGGAGGGAGACCTGGCGCTGCGCAAGGCGCTCGGCGGCGTGACGACGAAGGAACTCTCCCAGCGCGCCGAGTCCTGGCGCCCGTGGCGCGCCTACGCGGCGATGCATCTGTGGGCCCGTCTTTCTCTTGGAGCCGGCGGATGA
- a CDS encoding rRNA pseudouridine synthase — translation MTRKQRTPRWLEAARLRGAGTPEGERADWLSRALGRAGVMPRAEAERAILEGRVELDGHVTREPFAPVGPASRVRVDGEPRSLEAPTRAVMLHKPAGLVVHGSDPEGVGTVFEHLTARLSPALRGYEWLAVGRLDRDTTGLLLFTNDERLVRHATAPQAHLPKRYVARVAGRPGDAALVRLREGVVLDDGLTRPAEARLREADVVELVLTEGRHHQVKRMLSAVGHPVLALHREAVGEVGLDVAEGAWRALREEEVAQGLRFAGAS, via the coding sequence GTGACACGCAAACAGCGGACGCCTCGATGGTTGGAGGCCGCGCGCCTGCGGGGCGCCGGGACGCCGGAGGGCGAGCGAGCGGACTGGCTGTCGCGGGCCCTGGGCCGAGCGGGGGTGATGCCCCGGGCCGAGGCGGAGCGCGCCATCCTCGAGGGGCGCGTGGAGCTGGACGGGCACGTCACGCGCGAGCCCTTTGCTCCGGTGGGGCCCGCCTCGCGCGTGCGGGTGGATGGCGAGCCGCGGAGCCTGGAGGCTCCTACCCGGGCGGTCATGCTGCACAAGCCCGCGGGGCTGGTGGTGCACGGCTCGGACCCGGAGGGCGTGGGCACGGTGTTCGAGCACCTGACGGCCCGGCTGTCTCCCGCGCTGCGCGGGTACGAGTGGCTCGCGGTGGGGCGCCTGGACCGGGACACCACGGGCCTCTTGCTGTTCACCAACGACGAGCGGCTGGTGCGCCACGCCACCGCGCCGCAGGCGCACCTGCCCAAGCGCTACGTGGCGCGCGTGGCGGGACGGCCCGGAGACGCGGCCCTCGTGCGGCTGCGCGAGGGCGTGGTGCTGGATGACGGACTCACCCGACCCGCCGAGGCGCGGCTGCGCGAGGCGGACGTGGTGGAGCTGGTGCTCACCGAGGGTCGTCATCACCAGGTGAAGCGGATGCTCTCGGCGGTGGGACATCCCGTGCTCGCGCTGCATCGCGAGGCCGTGGGCGAGGTGGGGCTCGACGTGGCGGAGGGCGCGTGGCGAGCGCTTCGCGAGGAAGAGGTTGCCCAGGGACTTCGGTTCGCAGGGGCTTCCTGA
- a CDS encoding methylated-DNA--[protein]-cysteine S-methyltransferase: MTRLFSSTLASPVGPLRLFASERGLCAIYFPNHRRARDLDAHADDAQPVLRETRRQLQEYFARERTAFQLALDPEGTPFQQSVWRALQEIPPGTTWTYAMLARHVGREGAARAVGSANARNPVSIVVPCHRVVGASGKLTGYAGGLATKQWLLEHERGD; the protein is encoded by the coding sequence ATGACTCGACTCTTCAGTTCCACCCTGGCCAGCCCCGTGGGGCCTCTGCGCCTGTTCGCCAGTGAGCGCGGACTGTGCGCCATCTACTTTCCGAACCACCGGCGCGCGCGGGACCTCGACGCCCACGCCGATGACGCGCAGCCCGTGCTGCGCGAAACGCGGCGCCAGCTTCAGGAGTACTTCGCGCGTGAGCGCACGGCCTTCCAGCTCGCGCTCGACCCGGAGGGGACGCCCTTTCAGCAATCGGTGTGGCGCGCGCTCCAGGAGATTCCGCCGGGCACCACGTGGACCTACGCGATGCTGGCTCGGCATGTGGGGCGCGAGGGGGCGGCCCGAGCCGTGGGGTCCGCCAACGCGCGCAACCCCGTGTCCATCGTCGTGCCGTGCCACCGCGTGGTGGGCGCGAGCGGCAAGCTGACCGGGTACGCGGGTGGGCTTGCCACGAAGCAGTGGTTGCTGGAGCACGAGCGCGGGGACTGA
- a CDS encoding low temperature requirement protein A, translating into MALWGSGSLLRVRDGHEARVSYAELFFDLVYVFAVTQLSHQLLEHLTVLGAFQTLVLWFAVWLAWQYTCWVTNWFNPEAMPIRLLLLGMMLASLVMSAAIPEAFGSRGWVFAGCFAAMEVGRTLFIVLQLGPRHALAPNFHRMLAWLSAASALWILGGLREGAERLAFWVAAVATQYIAPMVGFWTPGLGRSRTSEWTIEGGHLAERCQLFVIVALGESILETGVTLSAREHWDTPILLATIVAFLGSVAMWWVYFDTSSKDGSEAIIHSKDPGRIGAYFHYVHVTIVAGVIVSAVGNERAIGHPDARTDTVSAAVLIAGPAIYLLGNAVYKRVVYGRFPASHFMGLGALAVLTPLSFLTNLLTVNGWTSLVMVAVAVWDGCARRRVAH; encoded by the coding sequence ATGGCCCTGTGGGGCTCCGGTTCATTGTTGCGCGTGCGGGATGGCCACGAGGCGCGGGTCTCGTATGCCGAGCTGTTCTTCGACCTCGTCTACGTCTTCGCCGTCACGCAGCTGTCGCACCAGTTGCTGGAGCACCTCACGGTGCTCGGCGCGTTCCAGACGCTGGTGCTGTGGTTCGCGGTGTGGCTGGCGTGGCAATACACCTGCTGGGTGACCAACTGGTTCAACCCGGAGGCCATGCCCATCCGCCTGCTGCTGCTCGGGATGATGCTGGCGAGCCTCGTCATGTCCGCGGCGATTCCCGAGGCGTTCGGCTCACGAGGTTGGGTCTTCGCGGGCTGCTTCGCGGCGATGGAGGTCGGGCGGACCCTCTTCATCGTGCTCCAGCTGGGGCCCCGTCACGCGCTCGCACCCAACTTCCACCGCATGCTCGCGTGGTTGAGCGCGGCAAGCGCGCTGTGGATCCTCGGCGGTCTGCGAGAAGGCGCCGAGCGACTGGCGTTCTGGGTCGCGGCGGTGGCCACCCAGTACATCGCGCCCATGGTGGGCTTCTGGACGCCGGGCCTGGGCCGCTCGCGGACGTCCGAATGGACCATCGAGGGCGGACACCTGGCCGAGCGCTGTCAGCTCTTCGTCATCGTCGCGCTGGGGGAGTCCATCCTGGAGACGGGCGTCACGCTCAGCGCGCGAGAGCACTGGGACACGCCCATCCTGCTGGCGACCATCGTGGCCTTCCTGGGCAGCGTAGCCATGTGGTGGGTGTACTTCGATACGAGCAGCAAGGACGGCAGCGAGGCCATCATCCACTCGAAGGACCCGGGCCGCATCGGGGCGTACTTCCACTACGTGCACGTCACCATCGTCGCGGGCGTCATCGTCTCCGCGGTGGGCAACGAGCGCGCGATTGGCCACCCGGATGCGCGCACCGACACCGTGTCCGCCGCGGTGTTGATCGCGGGTCCCGCCATCTACCTGCTGGGGAACGCGGTCTACAAGCGGGTGGTGTACGGCCGCTTCCCAGCCTCGCACTTCATGGGGCTGGGGGCGCTCGCGGTCCTGACGCCGCTGTCCTTCCTCACCAACCTGCTCACGGTCAACGGCTGGACGTCGCTGGTGATGGTCGCGGTGGCCGTGTGGGACGGCTGCGCGCGACGGCGCGTGGCTCACTGA
- a CDS encoding multidrug transporter: MDRHLARGTAARTCRQVLRTGPEGSHVTRHPIRQRRCTSIRDRVLPPTLGKAPMHPPPRRARLALLFVPLLALALQPACGDEPGEPQGPGPSADAGPKDAGPEQRDAGPEWTDAGPTDAGPDRSDAGPSDAGPTEDCAAVPDEPLPPPPVVRDTTVDILTRLTAIPGLTVRENPDRVPVPSGYRFFTLEYDQPADHNRPGCQRFTQRLTLLHKLDVAPMVFYNSGYFVGPTAGRRELTALLSGNQLSIEHRYFPPSIPKPTDWSLLTIRQSAADYHRVIQALKAVYTGKWISTGASKGGETAVFHRRFYPNDVDGTVAYVAPLARADDERFPAFQAAVGGDAQAECRERMHTFQRVVLGRRERMLTLFQNYATSQGKTFTRLGIEKAFEHCVIESYFAFWQYYAPSDCSAFLGDSATDAELMTVLQDYSPLETFMDEGNSGVVAYQAYYYQAAVELGWPKPYDDHLGALVHFPDTDTGPQYAPPGVPLPFRPESMQDIRTWVTTQGERLMFIYGELDPWTAAAYPLGQAKDSFLFQAPGANHGSLIRSLSVSDNATATQVVRRWAGVSTLQVLRVPDEPEAPAYNEFDPHLPTRLRVSPGRARH, translated from the coding sequence ATGGACAGACATCTCGCCCGGGGCACCGCGGCGCGCACGTGTCGCCAGGTTCTCCGCACCGGGCCCGAGGGAAGCCACGTCACGCGTCATCCCATCCGACAACGACGATGCACTAGCATTCGCGACCGCGTGCTTCCCCCCACGCTCGGAAAGGCTCCCATGCATCCACCTCCGCGTCGCGCACGACTCGCGTTGTTGTTCGTCCCGCTCCTCGCGCTCGCCCTTCAACCCGCCTGCGGAGACGAGCCTGGAGAGCCGCAAGGCCCCGGTCCCAGCGCCGACGCGGGCCCCAAGGATGCAGGCCCGGAACAGCGCGACGCGGGCCCCGAATGGACAGACGCCGGCCCCACGGATGCGGGCCCTGACAGGTCTGACGCCGGTCCCTCGGATGCCGGCCCCACGGAAGACTGCGCCGCAGTTCCGGACGAGCCACTGCCTCCGCCTCCCGTCGTCCGGGACACGACGGTGGACATCCTCACGCGGCTCACCGCCATCCCCGGCCTCACCGTGCGCGAGAACCCCGACCGCGTCCCAGTCCCCTCCGGCTATCGCTTCTTCACGCTGGAGTACGACCAGCCCGCGGACCACAACCGCCCTGGCTGCCAGCGATTCACCCAGCGCCTGACGCTGCTCCACAAGCTGGATGTCGCCCCCATGGTCTTCTACAACTCCGGGTACTTCGTGGGCCCCACCGCGGGCCGCCGAGAGTTGACGGCCCTGCTCAGCGGCAACCAGCTCTCCATCGAGCACCGCTACTTCCCACCCAGCATCCCCAAGCCCACGGACTGGAGCCTGCTCACCATCCGCCAGTCCGCGGCGGACTACCACCGCGTCATCCAGGCACTGAAGGCCGTCTACACGGGCAAGTGGATCTCCACGGGCGCGAGCAAGGGTGGCGAGACCGCGGTCTTCCACCGCCGCTTCTATCCAAACGACGTGGACGGCACCGTGGCCTACGTGGCGCCGCTGGCCCGCGCGGACGACGAGCGCTTCCCCGCGTTCCAGGCGGCCGTGGGTGGAGACGCCCAAGCGGAGTGCCGCGAGCGCATGCACACCTTCCAGCGTGTCGTGCTGGGACGCCGCGAGCGGATGCTCACGTTGTTCCAGAACTACGCCACGTCACAGGGCAAGACGTTCACGAGGCTCGGCATCGAGAAGGCCTTCGAGCACTGCGTCATCGAGTCCTACTTCGCCTTCTGGCAGTACTACGCCCCCAGCGACTGCTCCGCGTTCCTCGGCGACAGCGCGACCGACGCGGAGCTGATGACGGTCCTCCAGGATTACTCGCCGCTGGAGACGTTCATGGACGAGGGCAACAGCGGCGTCGTCGCGTATCAGGCGTATTACTATCAGGCCGCCGTCGAGCTGGGCTGGCCCAAGCCCTATGACGACCACCTGGGCGCGCTCGTCCACTTCCCAGACACAGACACCGGACCGCAGTATGCGCCCCCCGGCGTCCCCTTGCCCTTCCGCCCCGAGTCCATGCAAGACATCCGGACCTGGGTGACAACGCAGGGCGAGCGGCTGATGTTCATCTATGGCGAGCTGGACCCGTGGACGGCGGCCGCGTATCCGCTGGGCCAGGCCAAGGACTCGTTCCTGTTTCAAGCCCCGGGGGCCAATCACGGGAGCTTGATCCGCTCCCTGAGCGTCTCCGACAACGCGACCGCCACGCAGGTCGTGCGGCGCTGGGCGGGAGTCTCCACGCTGCAGGTCCTGCGCGTCCCCGACGAGCCGGAGGCCCCCGCCTACAACGAGTTCGATCCGCACCTGCCCACTCGCCTGCGCGTGTCACCCGGACGCGCGCGCCACTGA
- a CDS encoding AI-2E family transporter → MASDRVAQRVFTGLILLSLFLLCLVIRPFAEAFFLAAVLAGTFSGLHRWLTRKLRGHDHVSAGLICAAFVLALLIPLGGLTAFLITEISEGVRFIGQTIQHEGLQGLVDKLPDILRVPLEKMLEQLPVEQESLNRTLQQQGAAAAKAVTGAVAATGSIALQTAMMLIAFFFFLTDGDRLVRWLESVSPLRPGQTQELLREFRATSVSVLVSSVATAGVQAGAALVGYLIGGVPAPLFFAGLTFFFALIPAVGAAVVVLAAALLMLLSGHAWTALFLTIWGVAVVGVVDNIVKPLLARKGMNQHGAIVFFALLGGLAAFGAVGLLLGPLIVAFFLTLVRISQRDERAPAQSSPPPPSASGRG, encoded by the coding sequence ATGGCATCCGACCGGGTCGCCCAACGCGTCTTCACCGGCCTCATCCTGCTGTCCCTGTTCCTGCTGTGCCTGGTCATCCGCCCGTTCGCCGAGGCGTTCTTCCTGGCGGCGGTGCTGGCTGGCACGTTCTCGGGGCTGCACCGATGGCTGACCCGCAAGCTGCGCGGACATGACCACGTGTCCGCGGGGCTCATCTGCGCCGCCTTCGTGCTCGCGCTCTTGATTCCGCTGGGCGGGCTCACCGCCTTCCTCATCACGGAAATCTCCGAGGGCGTGCGCTTCATCGGGCAGACCATCCAGCACGAGGGGCTGCAAGGACTCGTCGACAAGCTGCCGGACATCCTGCGCGTGCCCCTGGAGAAGATGCTGGAGCAGCTGCCGGTGGAGCAGGAGAGCCTCAACCGCACCTTGCAGCAGCAGGGCGCGGCGGCGGCCAAGGCGGTGACGGGGGCCGTGGCGGCCACGGGCTCCATCGCGCTGCAGACCGCGATGATGCTCATCGCCTTCTTCTTCTTCCTGACGGACGGGGACCGGCTGGTGCGGTGGCTGGAGAGCGTCTCGCCGCTGCGGCCCGGACAGACGCAGGAGCTGCTGCGCGAGTTCCGCGCCACCTCGGTGTCGGTGCTGGTGTCGTCGGTGGCCACCGCGGGCGTGCAGGCGGGAGCGGCGCTGGTGGGCTACCTCATCGGCGGCGTCCCGGCCCCGCTGTTCTTCGCGGGGCTGACGTTCTTCTTCGCCCTCATCCCGGCGGTGGGCGCGGCGGTGGTGGTGCTCGCCGCCGCCCTGCTGATGCTCCTGAGCGGCCACGCCTGGACGGCCCTCTTCCTGACCATCTGGGGCGTCGCGGTGGTGGGCGTGGTGGACAACATCGTCAAGCCGCTGCTGGCTCGCAAGGGGATGAACCAGCACGGGGCCATCGTCTTCTTCGCCCTGCTGGGAGGACTCGCGGCGTTCGGCGCGGTCGGGCTGCTGCTGGGCCCGCTCATCGTGGCGTTCTTCCTCACGCTGGTGAGAATCTCCCAGCGCGACGAGCGGGCCCCGGCTCAGTCCTCCCCACCTCCGCCCAGCGCGTCAGGGCGAGGGTAG
- a CDS encoding peptidase: MTPLFLAALLAAAPPAPSAAPASSSDFLKQRLGTTAVAQVFAPGVPALSAADKRVAWSLTLAAHAGEDIAYAQLGWKLVPAKRLLESVYLFGREGQGAAFDTQLGNYLVRFYGHTGNHDQVTGQKFVPEFTPEQLEAAAVRALKAGAPLGVKDEAGLKAWLTELRPTLFDASFEPQLTSKAPPPGQDLLTASANTAYGPGVTMKDLEGFNEKYPLDSRVVKQDGKLVEQVFRAGTPDGKVAPGLFAGELARVNGHLGEAMRSAAPAQRAALGKLVRFFQTGDLKDWDAYNIAWLKVDPQVDANLGFIETYVDPRGHKGQWEALVNYRDAKENRIMELMGRRAQYFEDRLPWPQKYKRKKVAPPVAKAINLITTYPQPPAGINLPNEQHIRERYGSKSVMVTNVMEAASALVRLPMAMELSPTEEERAQAARFSVTARKWLVAFHEVLGHASGQVDPKLKGQPPSAFLREYDNTLEEARADLVALWHAYDPALAELSPDHEAIARQMYRDFLAEGLTNLRSVETGDSFEEDHQRGHQMTVTYLREKGAVAQKVVDGRTYWTVTDYARMREAVGELLSKLMVIKATGDYEGIRALVQEKGIHFEPALRDEITARVKRLDVPTMLLISSPRLVPVLDAKGQVVDVKVDESQDFIAQHLERSLLGRLPVAEATRVAARVAASPEALREAYRALPSP, encoded by the coding sequence ATGACGCCCCTGTTCCTGGCCGCCCTGCTCGCCGCCGCGCCCCCCGCCCCGAGCGCGGCGCCCGCCTCGTCGAGTGACTTCCTCAAGCAGCGGCTGGGAACCACCGCCGTCGCGCAGGTCTTCGCGCCCGGCGTCCCGGCGCTGTCTGCCGCCGACAAGCGCGTGGCGTGGTCCCTCACGCTGGCGGCGCACGCGGGCGAGGACATCGCCTATGCGCAGCTCGGGTGGAAGCTGGTCCCCGCCAAGCGCCTGTTGGAGAGCGTGTATCTGTTTGGCCGCGAGGGACAGGGCGCCGCGTTCGACACCCAGCTCGGCAACTACCTGGTCCGCTTCTATGGCCACACCGGCAATCATGATCAGGTGACCGGGCAGAAGTTCGTCCCCGAGTTCACGCCCGAGCAACTCGAGGCCGCCGCCGTGCGCGCGCTGAAGGCGGGAGCGCCCCTGGGCGTGAAGGACGAGGCGGGCCTGAAGGCGTGGCTCACCGAGCTGCGTCCCACCCTCTTCGATGCGAGCTTCGAGCCGCAGCTCACCTCCAAGGCTCCGCCACCCGGGCAGGACCTGCTCACCGCGTCGGCCAACACGGCCTACGGCCCCGGCGTCACGATGAAGGACCTGGAGGGCTTCAACGAGAAGTACCCGCTCGACTCGCGCGTGGTGAAGCAGGACGGGAAGCTCGTCGAGCAGGTGTTCCGCGCGGGCACTCCGGACGGCAAGGTGGCGCCCGGCTTGTTCGCGGGCGAGCTGGCGCGCGTCAACGGGCACCTGGGGGAGGCGATGCGCTCGGCGGCTCCGGCGCAGCGCGCGGCGCTGGGCAAGCTGGTGCGCTTCTTCCAGACCGGCGACCTGAAGGACTGGGACGCGTACAACATCGCGTGGCTGAAGGTGGATCCGCAGGTGGACGCCAACCTCGGCTTCATCGAGACGTATGTGGATCCTCGCGGGCACAAGGGCCAGTGGGAGGCGCTCGTCAATTACCGCGATGCGAAGGAGAACCGCATCATGGAGTTGATGGGACGGCGCGCGCAGTACTTCGAGGACCGGCTGCCCTGGCCCCAGAAGTACAAGCGCAAGAAGGTGGCGCCGCCGGTGGCCAAGGCCATCAACCTCATCACCACGTACCCGCAGCCGCCCGCGGGCATCAACCTGCCCAATGAGCAGCACATCCGGGAGCGCTACGGCAGCAAGAGCGTCATGGTGACCAACGTCATGGAGGCCGCGTCCGCGCTGGTGCGCCTGCCCATGGCCATGGAGCTGTCTCCCACCGAGGAGGAGCGCGCCCAGGCCGCGCGCTTCTCCGTCACCGCGCGCAAGTGGCTGGTGGCGTTCCACGAGGTGCTGGGCCATGCCTCCGGGCAGGTGGACCCCAAGCTCAAGGGACAGCCGCCCTCCGCGTTCCTGCGCGAGTACGACAACACGCTGGAGGAGGCGCGGGCGGACCTGGTCGCGCTGTGGCACGCCTACGACCCGGCGCTCGCGGAGCTGTCACCCGACCACGAGGCCATCGCGCGGCAGATGTACCGGGACTTCCTGGCGGAGGGCCTCACCAACCTGCGCAGCGTGGAGACGGGGGACAGCTTCGAGGAGGACCATCAGCGCGGACACCAGATGACCGTGACGTACCTGCGCGAGAAGGGCGCGGTGGCGCAGAAGGTCGTGGATGGCCGCACCTACTGGACGGTGACCGACTACGCCCGCATGCGCGAGGCGGTGGGCGAGCTGCTCTCCAAGCTCATGGTCATCAAGGCCACCGGGGACTACGAGGGCATCCGCGCGCTCGTGCAGGAGAAGGGCATCCACTTCGAGCCGGCGCTGCGCGACGAAATCACCGCGCGCGTGAAGCGGCTGGACGTGCCCACGATGCTGCTCATCTCCTCGCCGCGCCTGGTGCCCGTGCTGGACGCGAAGGGGCAGGTGGTGGACGTGAAGGTGGATGAGTCCCAGGACTTCATCGCGCAGCACCTGGAGCGCAGCCTGCTGGGCCGGTTGCCTGTCGCCGAGGCCACGCGGGTCGCGGCGCGCGTGGCGGCCTCGCCCGAGGCGCTGCGCGAGGCGTACCGCGCGCTACCCTCGCCCTGA